A stretch of Miscanthus floridulus cultivar M001 chromosome 13, ASM1932011v1, whole genome shotgun sequence DNA encodes these proteins:
- the LOC136500122 gene encoding early nodulin-like protein 18 — translation MAVAAEEAGGVAGHKRSSSMDGATLPLEGESAPSSVLSGYAKKAVPDDKLAELALLDPKRAKSAAVTPPKSPPQPEPPHGCAAALLAPHLAPSASVPLPSRAAQPPRRPQLSLAPRPSTPPSPAPAHLGGTAVPRTTTPAQLLAGLLAPSSSFHHCQGCKLFAKCLLPYPPIVW, via the exons atggcggtggcggcggaggaggcgGGGGGCGTGGCGGGGCACAAGAGGAGCAGTTCCATGGACGGGGCCACCTTGCCGTTAGAGGGCGAGTCGGCGCCGTCCTCCGTGCTGTCGGGCTACGCCAAGAAGGCCGTGCCCGACGACAAGCTCGCCGAGCTCGCACTCCTCGACCCCAAGCGCGCCAAGAG CGCCGCCGTGACCCCGCCCAAGTCGCCGCCGCAGCCCGAGCCGCCGCACGGTTGCGCCGCCGCCCTCCTCGCGCCTCACCTCGCGCCCAGCGCCTCCGTGCCCCTGCCTAGCCGCGCCGCCCAGCCTCCCCGACGCCCGCAGCTgagcctcgcgccccggcctagcACGCCACCGAGCCCCGCGCCAGCTCATCTCGGAGGCACCGCCGTCCCGCGCACCACCACGCCTGCTCAGCTCCTCGCTGGCCTCCTCGCGCCCAGCTCGTCGTTCCACCATTGCCAAGGATGCAAACTCTTCGCCAAGTGcctcttgccctatcctcccattgtttgGTAA